A genomic segment from Leopardus geoffroyi isolate Oge1 chromosome A2, O.geoffroyi_Oge1_pat1.0, whole genome shotgun sequence encodes:
- the LOC123605788 gene encoding protein ATP6V1FNB-like, with the protein MRDLCTTQNQACWQECIRKEAAARVAWKIHYGHKYLKGGPTPRKRVQRAPFGSALAATSSPESKEVQVGWPESKGGRDQLSGGGGVQGPSPKGNKVWEAQRATQGPSVQPKPEGLEMRQVPPSTLQLFFQGLSHDGQGRALYLRERHRQKPEEKFLYPILSSWEYGWHVGDTGAMKDTRAPTYARRQPITKTFYIKSGVFHFPRRTDQLM; encoded by the exons ATGAGGGATCTGTGCACCACCCAGAACCAAGCCTGCTGGCAAGAGTGCATCCGGAAGGAGGCCGCGGCCCGGGTCGCCTGGAAGATCCACTATGGCCACAAGTACCTAAAGGGGGGACCCACGCCCAGGAAGCGGGTCCAGCGGGCCCCCTTCGGCTCAGCCTTGGCTGCCACCAGCTCCCCTGAGAGCAAGGAGGTACAGGTCGGGTGGCCAGAGTCCAAGGGGGGCAGGGATCAgctgtctgggggagggggtgtccagGGCCCGTCGCCCAAGGGAAACAAAGTCTGGGAGGCCCAAAGAGCAACTCAAGGGCCGTCAGTCCAGCCCAAGCCAGAGGGCTTAGAAATGAGGCAGGTTCCCCCCAGCACCCTACAGTTGTTCTTCCAAGGCCTCTCTCACGACGGCCAAGGCCGGGCCTTGTACCTCCGGGAGCGGCATCGCCAGAAGCCTGAGGAGAAGTTTCTGTACCCGATCCTGTCATCCTGGGAGTACGGCTGGCACGTGG GGGACACAGGTGCCATGAAGGACACAAGGGCTCCGACTTATGCCAGGCGCCAGCCCATCACAAAGACCTTTTACATCAAAAGCGGCGTCTTCCATTTTCCACGGCGAACAGACCAGCTAATGTAA